A single genomic interval of Orcinus orca chromosome 19, mOrcOrc1.1, whole genome shotgun sequence harbors:
- the KRBA2 gene encoding LOW QUALITY PROTEIN: KRAB-A domain-containing protein 2 (The sequence of the model RefSeq protein was modified relative to this genomic sequence to represent the inferred CDS: inserted 1 base in 1 codon) — MLSSAEHAAGWAGLRNTAFVTEKRSKVSSRRGVCGLALGGAGLPAGAEPLPAGTAGLSRRGPTRAGKDRAALADAAVVLLQLLLSPGPEKEPSLWQQLVSFREAVTFEDVTRDWKCQETSQKDCSRXTMLDSCKKPVPQLSKDELIGFTFPMMPQRAGNDPPGVSNPSEMEKEISNMREKFLISVTKLVESKSYNSKVFSKEKYFQTIKEVREAKEKGRKSSRDYRRAAKYDVISVQGTEKLIEATHGERDRIRYYVHKEELFDILHDTHLSIGHGGRTRMLKELQGKYGNVTKEVIVLYLTLCKQCHQKNPVSKRGLAPKPVPLKDIDSRCQVEILDMQSNADGEFRFILYYQDHLTKFIILRPLKAKEAHEVVSVLLDIFTILGTPTMLESDSGLEFTNQVVNELNEVWPDLKIVPGKYHPGQGQGSLERASRDVKNMLSAWMQSHHSHHWAEGLRFMQMVRNQAFDVSLQQSPYEAMFGCKAKFGLYSSHLPRETVSVLQTEEELEIAEEQLESSLWIRQEERAEVGADRSDMDEDVNSTPPKAAEPSTSQGAPGLFCW, encoded by the exons ATGTTGT CTTCCGCCGAGCACGCTGCAGGCTGGGCAGGACTCCGGAACACAGCCTTCGTAACCGAGAAAAGGAGTAAGGTTTCTTCCCGCCGCGGCGTCTGCGGACTGGCCCTCGGGGGGGCGGGGCTTCCGGCCGGCGCGGAGCCGCTTCCGGCCGGCACGGCCGGCCTCAGCCGCCGCGGACCCACGCGGGCGGGAAAAGACCGGGCGGCGCTGGCGGACGCAGCCGTGG TCCTGCTGCAGCTACTCCTTAGCCCAGGACCCGAGAAAGAACCGTCCCTGTGGCAGCAGCTGGTGTCATTTCGGGAGGCAGTGACATTTGAGGATGTGACCAGAGATTGGAAGTGTCAAGAGACCTCTCAGAAGGATTGCAGCA GCACAATGCTGGACAGTTGCAAGAAGCCAGTCCCTCAGC TTAGCAAAGACGAATTAATAGGTTTCACT TTCCCCATGATGCCACAGAGAGCTGGAAATGATCCCCCTGGGGTTTCAAATCCaagtgaaatggaaaaggagataaGTAACATGAGAGAAAAGTTTCTCATCAGCGTGACAAAGTTAGTGGAAAGCAAAAGTTACAACAGCAaggtattttccaaagaaaagtaCTTTCAAACAATAAAGGAAGTGAGAGAAGctaaggagaaggggaggaagtcATCACGTGATTATCGCCGTGCAGCAAAATACGACGTGATCTCTGTGCAAGGCACAGAGAAACTAATAGAGGCTACTCATGGAGAACGGGATCGAATACGGTATTATGTACACAAGGAAGAGCTGTTTGACATTCTTCATGACACACATCTCAGTATTGGCCATGGCGGGCGGACGCGCATGCTCAAGGAGCTTCAAGGAAAATATGGGAACGTCACCAAAGAAGTCATTGTCTTATATCTGACTCTGTGTAAACAGTGCCACCAGAAGAACCCAGTATCCAAGAGAGGCCTCGCACCCAAGCCCGTGCCACTTAAGGACATTGACTCCAGATGCCAAGTTGAAATCCTTGACATGCAGTCAAATGCTGATGGTGAGTTCAGGTTTATTTTGTATTACCAGGACCACTTGACCAAGTTTATTATTTTACGGCCATTAAAAGCCAAAGAGGCCCATGAGGTGGTCTCTGTCCTGTTGGATATTTTCACAATTCTTGGTACACCCACGATGTTAGAATCTGACAGTGGCTTGGAGTTCACAAACCAGGTTGTCAATGAGCTCAATGAGGTATGGCCAGACCTAAAGATTGTCCCTGGTAAGTACCACCCTGGCCAAGGCCAGGGCTCCCTGGAGCGAGCAAGCCGTGATGTCAAGAACATGCTAAGTGCCTGGATGCAGAGTCACCATTCACATCACTGGGCTGAAGGCCTGCGATTCATGCAGATGGTGAGGAATCAGGCCTTTGATGTTTCCTTGCAGCAAAGTCCATATGAGGCGATGTTTGGTTGTAAAGCCAAATTTGGACTCTATTCCTCACACTTACCCCGGGAAACTGTGTCTGTTTTACAAACAGAAGAAGAACTAGAAATTGCTGAAGAACAGCTAGAAAGCAGCCTTTGGATCAGGCAGGAAGAAAGAGCTGAGGTCGGAGCAGACCGATCTGACATGGACGAGGACGTCAATTCCACTCCTCCCAAAGCTGCAGAGCCCAGCACCTCCCAAGGGGCCCCAGGTCTCTTTTGCTGGTGA
- the RPL26 gene encoding 60S ribosomal protein L26, producing the protein MKFNPFVTSDRSKNRKRHFNAPSHIRRKIMSSPLSKELRQKYNVRSMPIRKDDEVQVVRGHYKGQQIGKVVQVYRKKYVIYIERVQREKANGTTVHVGIHPSKVVITRLKLDKDRKKILERKAKSRQVGKEKGKYKEETIEKMQE; encoded by the exons ATGAAGTTCAATCCCTTTGTGACTTCTGACCGAAGCAAGAACCGGAAAAGGCATTTCAATGCGCCTTCCCACATTCGCAGGAAAATTATGTCTTCCCCTCTTTCTAAAGAGCTGAGACAGAAATACAATGTCCGATCCATGCCCATCCGGAAGGATGATGAAGTTCAG GTTGTACGAGGGCACTACAAAGGGCAGCAAATTGGCAAAGTAGTCCAGGTTTACAGGAAGAAGTACGTCATCTACATTGAACGAGTGCAGCGGGAGAAGGCTAATGGCACAACTGTCCACGTGGGCATTCACCCCAGCAAG GTGGTTATCACCAGACTAAAACTGGACAAAGACCGCAAAAAGATCCTCGAACGTAAAGCCAAGTCTCGCCAAGTAGGGAAGGAAAAGGGCAAATATAAGGAAGAAACAATTGAGAAGATGCAGGAATGA